One genomic segment of Mesoterricola silvestris includes these proteins:
- a CDS encoding ComEC/Rec2 family competence protein: protein MTAAHGSGTKGGKDVTIRMYRHGLGDCFLLGLPRAQGGGFHVLIDCGLISGVAGARETMREVVGSIREACGDHLDLAVITHAHWDHVSAFSREQAQDLFEDGMAIDEVWYAWTEDPTDKLGQKLRRERGAKLAALAKASPALAKLGEAGSARMLERRARVDNLLQFYGLEGAASLGAASADAGRTAAAFEYLARRHGVRTRYLAPGDPPRALPGVEGVRVYAVGPPRNEALLKRSDPTRKGREVYEFVSDEAQGECLGAAFDRVTGPTADDSDCPFEASFCRGPGRRAPSAQLARLIQEVYDAKDMAWRRVDDDWTAAAETLALNLDSHTNNTSLVLAFELTGSGGVLLFAADAQVGNWLSWQDVTWEVPEAGGTRSRVTGADLLRRTVFYKVGHHGSHNATLRELGLEQMASEDLVAAVPVSVAQAKAKRWTQMPFKPLMERLAQKTGGRVLVSDVQAAAPTLRTLGALNKAQRAGFLKALKEEPLYYELSIPLA from the coding sequence ATGACCGCTGCGCACGGATCGGGAACCAAGGGCGGCAAGGACGTGACGATCCGCATGTACCGGCACGGCCTGGGGGACTGCTTCCTGCTGGGCCTGCCCAGGGCCCAGGGGGGCGGGTTCCACGTGCTCATCGACTGCGGGCTGATCTCCGGCGTCGCGGGCGCCCGGGAGACGATGCGCGAGGTGGTGGGCTCCATCCGCGAAGCCTGCGGGGACCACCTGGACCTGGCCGTCATCACCCACGCCCACTGGGACCACGTCTCCGCCTTCTCCCGGGAGCAGGCCCAGGACCTCTTTGAGGACGGCATGGCCATCGACGAGGTGTGGTACGCCTGGACCGAGGATCCCACCGACAAGCTCGGCCAGAAGCTGCGCCGGGAGCGCGGGGCCAAGCTCGCCGCCCTGGCCAAGGCCTCCCCGGCCCTGGCGAAGCTGGGCGAGGCGGGCTCGGCCCGGATGCTGGAGCGGCGCGCCCGGGTGGACAATCTCCTGCAGTTCTACGGCCTGGAGGGAGCCGCGAGCCTGGGGGCGGCCTCCGCGGATGCCGGCAGGACCGCCGCGGCCTTCGAATACCTCGCCCGGCGCCACGGGGTGCGCACCCGCTACCTGGCTCCCGGGGACCCGCCCCGGGCCCTGCCCGGCGTGGAGGGGGTCCGGGTCTACGCGGTGGGCCCCCCCCGGAACGAGGCCCTGCTCAAGCGCAGCGACCCGACCCGGAAGGGCAGGGAGGTCTACGAATTCGTCTCGGATGAGGCCCAGGGGGAATGCCTTGGGGCGGCCTTCGACCGGGTCACCGGCCCCACGGCCGACGATTCCGACTGCCCCTTCGAGGCCTCCTTCTGCCGGGGCCCCGGCCGCCGCGCACCCTCGGCCCAGCTGGCCCGGCTCATCCAGGAGGTGTACGACGCCAAGGACATGGCCTGGCGCCGGGTGGACGACGACTGGACCGCGGCGGCCGAGACCCTGGCCCTGAACCTGGACAGCCACACCAACAACACCAGCCTCGTGCTGGCCTTCGAACTCACCGGGAGCGGCGGCGTGCTGCTCTTCGCGGCGGACGCCCAGGTGGGAAACTGGTTGTCCTGGCAGGACGTGACCTGGGAGGTCCCGGAGGCCGGCGGAACCCGCAGCCGGGTCACCGGCGCGGACCTGCTCCGGCGGACGGTGTTCTACAAGGTGGGTCACCACGGAAGCCACAACGCGACCCTGCGGGAGCTGGGCCTGGAACAGATGGCCAGCGAGGACCTGGTCGCCGCCGTCCCGGTCTCCGTCGCCCAGGCAAAAGCCAAGCGTTGGACCCAGATGCCCTTCAAGCCGCTGATGGAGCGCCTCGCCCAGAAGACCGGGGGCCGGGTGCTGGTCAGCGATGTGCAGGCGGCGGCGCCCACCCTCCGGACCCTCGGAGCGCTGAACAAGGCGCAGCGCGCCGGCTTCCTCAAGGCCTTGAAGGAGGAGCCCCTCTACTACGAACTTTCGATCCCTTTGGCGTAG
- a CDS encoding methyl-accepting chemotaxis protein: MAKPSRFAEFIHSLSGKIVALTLLPVVLFLVLLGGYVVPRIRGAILDGRRTAIRQMVDLVMTVATRFDQDVAAGRMTRETAQEKVKEMVSAMRYDQTNYFLIQGPGGVMVMHPLRPDFNGKSPEALGTTKLAAAFEKAAEDPAGGYVEYEFAKPGQTGTFPKTGFVRRFAPWGWVIATSLYVDDVAVEMRAVSFALVGISLLVSLLVGYVAVRSARRITRPLAQLVTGLQQGDLSRRIEVSSQDEIAQAAEAFNEYNGRMKTIVQEVDHFAERVASGSMELAASSVEMATTVSNIAQVSEALKEAGEGVSKAMDQVAGNVDAMAERTQATGTQAGQAVREAAQGAEAGKSAATGMSEIQDVTSSIVKAVQVIQDIARQTNLLSLNAAIEAAKAGAQGKGFAVVAEEVRKLAERSRTSALEIEELIQKAQETVGAGVSGVQATLRNLEAISTRITTIATSIQEVGGLSEKQAAVTRDVTRMMGHTNDRLAQNAASTHELSATVDEISHTAEELAKVSHGLKKVVSNFNL; the protein is encoded by the coding sequence GTGGCGAAGCCTAGCCGGTTTGCGGAGTTCATCCATTCCTTGTCAGGCAAGATCGTCGCGCTCACGCTGCTGCCGGTGGTCCTCTTCCTGGTGCTTCTGGGGGGCTACGTGGTGCCGCGGATCCGGGGGGCGATCCTGGATGGGCGCAGGACGGCCATCCGCCAGATGGTGGACCTGGTGATGACCGTGGCCACCCGGTTCGACCAGGACGTGGCCGCGGGGCGCATGACCCGGGAAACCGCCCAGGAGAAGGTGAAGGAGATGGTCTCCGCCATGCGCTATGACCAGACCAACTACTTCCTCATCCAGGGACCGGGGGGCGTCATGGTCATGCACCCCCTGCGGCCCGACTTCAACGGCAAATCCCCCGAGGCCCTCGGCACCACCAAGCTGGCGGCGGCCTTCGAGAAGGCCGCGGAGGATCCCGCGGGCGGGTACGTGGAGTACGAATTCGCCAAGCCCGGCCAGACCGGCACCTTCCCCAAGACCGGCTTCGTGCGCCGCTTCGCGCCCTGGGGCTGGGTCATCGCCACCTCCCTCTACGTGGACGACGTGGCGGTGGAAATGCGGGCCGTGAGCTTCGCCCTGGTGGGCATCTCCCTGCTGGTGTCGCTGCTGGTGGGCTACGTCGCCGTGCGTTCCGCCCGGAGGATCACCCGGCCCCTGGCCCAGCTGGTCACCGGCCTCCAGCAGGGGGACCTCAGCCGGCGCATCGAAGTGAGCAGCCAGGACGAGATCGCCCAGGCGGCGGAAGCATTCAACGAATACAACGGCCGCATGAAGACCATCGTGCAGGAGGTGGACCACTTCGCCGAGCGGGTTGCCTCGGGCAGCATGGAACTGGCGGCCTCCTCGGTGGAGATGGCCACCACGGTTTCCAATATCGCCCAGGTGAGCGAGGCCCTCAAGGAGGCCGGGGAAGGCGTGTCCAAGGCCATGGATCAGGTGGCCGGCAACGTGGACGCCATGGCCGAGCGCACCCAGGCCACCGGCACCCAGGCGGGTCAGGCCGTGCGGGAGGCCGCCCAGGGCGCCGAGGCGGGCAAGAGCGCCGCCACGGGCATGTCGGAGATCCAGGACGTGACCTCCAGCATCGTCAAGGCGGTGCAGGTGATCCAGGACATCGCCCGCCAGACCAACCTGCTTTCGCTGAACGCCGCCATCGAGGCCGCCAAGGCCGGCGCCCAGGGCAAGGGCTTCGCCGTCGTCGCCGAGGAGGTGCGCAAACTGGCCGAGCGCAGCCGCACCAGCGCCCTCGAGATCGAGGAACTGATCCAGAAGGCCCAGGAGACCGTGGGGGCGGGCGTCTCGGGCGTCCAGGCCACCCTCCGGAACCTCGAGGCCATCAGCACCCGCATCACCACCATCGCCACCAGCATCCAGGAGGTGGGCGGGCTGAGCGAGAAACAGGCGGCGGTCACCCGGGACGTGACGCGCATGATGGGCCACACCAATGACCGGTTGGCCCAGAACGCGGCCTCCACCCACGAACTGTCGGCGACCGTGGACGAGATTTCCCACACCGCGGAGGAGCTGGCCAAGGTTTCCCACGGCCTGAAGAAGGTGGTGTCCAACTTCAATCTCTGA
- a CDS encoding two-component system sensor histidine kinase NtrB: protein MKFDVPTLVFILSLVGVTQVVALFIQYRVNGTYRGIGWWLLGSLAMSLGFVTLSLAVVDAVAWVSVISIPTLILGRACLFVGTSRYLGERLPKAFVYGSVLSFAAAYYFFLFVREDIAWRTIVGSGGIALFSLLNARILFRSCKGRYGTVSAFTGGLFLFAGLQLIFVILYTLVSGPMRSYLDYALPQVMIFIVPSITSILWTFGFILMVNQRLVSDNQAEQENLRLMFNARPDAALLIRLEDGVLVDVNQGYLQMTGFTREEILGRSAQEVCGWTHPEDHRAFLAAMKDRGECENLEFESRHRDGTGFIGMVSARILNLHDAPHILSVTRDITERRRAERERAELDATNQRLQKAESLGRMAGAIAHHFNNQLQTVLTNLEILGHAGGGTDHARVLARVKQATDRAAEMSGLMLVYLGQTTQEKAPLDLSELCRGALAAFRDGLPATLGVTEDLPRPGPTVLANGPQLRQALANLLRNALEALDAGRGTLQVRIRQVPAGDLPAGHRFPINWQPQAREYACLEVSDDGTGIQDGDIEKLFDPFYTTKFTGRGLGLPVVLGIAQAHGGAVSLSTRAGAGSSFRILLPLEH, encoded by the coding sequence ATGAAATTCGATGTTCCAACCCTGGTCTTCATCCTGAGTCTGGTGGGGGTCACGCAGGTGGTGGCCCTGTTCATCCAGTACCGGGTCAACGGCACCTACCGGGGCATCGGATGGTGGCTCCTGGGGTCCCTGGCCATGTCCCTGGGGTTCGTGACCCTTTCCCTCGCGGTGGTGGACGCGGTGGCCTGGGTGTCGGTGATCAGCATCCCCACGCTCATCCTGGGACGGGCCTGCCTGTTCGTGGGGACGAGCCGCTATCTGGGCGAAAGGCTCCCCAAGGCCTTTGTCTATGGCTCGGTCCTTTCCTTTGCGGCGGCCTATTATTTCTTCCTGTTCGTGCGCGAGGATATTGCCTGGCGGACCATCGTCGGGTCCGGCGGAATCGCGCTGTTTTCCCTTTTGAACGCCCGGATCCTTTTCCGCAGTTGCAAGGGGCGCTATGGGACCGTCTCCGCCTTCACGGGAGGGCTCTTCCTGTTCGCCGGGCTGCAATTGATCTTCGTGATCCTGTACACCCTCGTTTCGGGGCCCATGCGCTCGTACCTGGACTATGCGCTGCCCCAGGTGATGATCTTCATCGTCCCTTCCATCACGAGCATCCTCTGGACCTTCGGGTTCATCCTGATGGTCAACCAGCGCCTGGTCTCGGACAACCAGGCGGAGCAGGAGAACCTCCGGCTCATGTTCAACGCCCGGCCGGACGCGGCCCTCCTCATCCGGCTGGAGGATGGGGTGCTGGTGGACGTGAACCAGGGGTACCTGCAGATGACGGGCTTCACCCGGGAGGAGATCCTGGGGCGTTCGGCCCAGGAGGTGTGCGGCTGGACCCATCCCGAGGACCACCGGGCCTTCCTGGCCGCCATGAAGGACCGCGGCGAATGCGAGAACCTGGAGTTCGAATCCCGGCACCGGGACGGCACGGGGTTCATCGGCATGGTCTCGGCGCGGATCCTCAACCTCCATGACGCCCCGCACATCCTCAGCGTCACCCGCGACATCACGGAGCGGCGCAGGGCGGAGCGGGAGCGGGCGGAGCTGGACGCCACGAACCAGCGGCTGCAGAAGGCGGAAAGCCTGGGCCGCATGGCGGGGGCCATCGCCCACCACTTCAACAACCAGCTGCAGACGGTCCTCACCAACCTGGAGATCCTGGGGCATGCCGGAGGGGGAACGGACCACGCCCGCGTCCTGGCCCGGGTGAAACAGGCCACGGACCGGGCGGCAGAGATGAGCGGCCTGATGCTGGTGTACCTGGGGCAGACGACCCAGGAGAAGGCGCCCCTGGACCTTTCGGAGCTGTGCCGGGGTGCTCTCGCCGCCTTCCGGGACGGCCTTCCCGCCACCCTGGGCGTGACGGAGGATCTCCCCCGGCCGGGGCCGACGGTCCTGGCCAATGGACCCCAGCTCCGGCAGGCCCTGGCCAATCTCCTGCGCAACGCCCTGGAGGCCCTGGATGCGGGCCGGGGCACCCTCCAGGTCCGGATCCGCCAGGTCCCGGCCGGCGACCTTCCCGCCGGGCACCGGTTCCCCATCAACTGGCAACCCCAGGCCCGGGAGTACGCCTGCCTGGAGGTGTCGGACGACGGGACCGGAATCCAGGACGGGGATATCGAAAAGCTGTTCGATCCCTTCTACACCACCAAGTTCACGGGCCGGGGCCTCGGGCTGCCGGTGGTGCTGGGCATCGCCCAGGCCCACGGCGGCGCGGTGTCGCTCTCGACCCGGGCCGGGGCGGGCAGTTCCTTCCGCATCCTCCTTCCCCTGGAACATTAG
- the ribB gene encoding 3,4-dihydroxy-2-butanone-4-phosphate synthase: MPMGDVEGAVRAFREGRAVVLVDDPGRENEGDLIIPAEKINERIMAMMIRECSGIVCLCIEEDVARRLDLPQMVEVNESRNRTAFTVSIEAREGVTTGVSAHDRVVTILTAIHPGAVPGDLARPGHVFPLRGHRDGLRGRQGHTEGSIALARRAGFRPMAVLCELMNPDGTMMRGPELHRFAELHGFPLLAVEDLVEAEALAVQGTLNP, from the coding sequence ATGCCGATGGGCGATGTGGAAGGTGCGGTCCGTGCGTTCCGGGAGGGCAGGGCGGTGGTCCTGGTGGACGATCCGGGCCGGGAGAACGAGGGGGATCTGATCATCCCCGCGGAAAAGATCAACGAAAGAATCATGGCCATGATGATCCGGGAGTGCAGCGGGATCGTCTGCCTGTGCATCGAGGAGGACGTGGCGCGGCGCCTGGACCTGCCCCAGATGGTGGAGGTCAACGAAAGCCGGAACCGCACCGCCTTCACGGTGTCCATCGAGGCACGGGAGGGCGTGACCACGGGCGTGTCCGCCCACGACCGGGTGGTGACCATCCTCACGGCCATCCACCCGGGGGCGGTGCCGGGGGACCTGGCCCGGCCGGGCCACGTGTTCCCCCTGCGGGGGCACCGGGACGGGCTGCGGGGGCGCCAGGGCCACACGGAGGGCTCCATCGCCCTGGCGCGCAGGGCCGGATTCCGGCCCATGGCCGTGCTCTGCGAACTGATGAACCCGGACGGCACCATGATGCGGGGGCCCGAATTGCACCGGTTCGCGGAGCTGCACGGCTTTCCCCTCCTGGCGGTGGAGGATCTCGTGGAGGCCGAGGCCTTGGCGGTTCAGGGCACTTTGAACCCGTAG
- a CDS encoding LytR/AlgR family response regulator transcription factor, which translates to MRSVRMLVVVVEDEGLGDEGLVRPLERAGCVVVNTFCGGAAAVEWLSRPREVDAVFLDANLADLGGLKVAKALGSRWPLVVTTSNPAHAADAFEWDAVDYLPKPVTAMRLERALRRIEKEGPKVPSWLPASPGRPRYPVQAGQGLLFVDLEKTTYFEVENEVVWAHAGRRLRTQWKTLGDVERAFPGWGLLRIHRHLLVRLEAVLGLKSTQGGRVLVRLAGGEELEASRGGAPRLREHFRLRGPGAARAVI; encoded by the coding sequence ATGAGGTCGGTGCGGATGCTGGTGGTGGTGGTCGAGGATGAGGGGCTGGGCGACGAGGGCCTCGTGCGGCCCCTGGAAAGGGCCGGTTGCGTGGTGGTGAACACCTTTTGCGGGGGGGCCGCGGCGGTGGAGTGGCTGAGCCGGCCCCGGGAGGTGGACGCGGTCTTCCTGGACGCCAACCTGGCGGACCTGGGGGGCCTGAAGGTGGCGAAGGCCCTGGGTTCCCGGTGGCCCCTGGTGGTCACCACCTCCAACCCCGCCCATGCCGCGGACGCCTTCGAATGGGATGCGGTGGACTACCTGCCCAAGCCGGTGACGGCCATGCGGCTTGAGCGCGCCCTCAGGCGCATCGAGAAGGAGGGGCCCAAGGTTCCCAGCTGGCTGCCGGCGTCGCCCGGGCGGCCCCGGTACCCCGTGCAGGCCGGGCAGGGCCTCCTGTTCGTGGACCTGGAAAAGACCACCTATTTCGAAGTGGAGAACGAAGTGGTGTGGGCCCATGCCGGAAGGCGCCTGCGCACCCAATGGAAGACCCTGGGCGACGTGGAACGGGCCTTCCCCGGCTGGGGGCTGCTGCGCATCCACCGGCACCTGCTGGTGCGCCTGGAGGCGGTGCTCGGCCTCAAATCCACCCAGGGCGGAAGGGTGCTGGTGCGCCTGGCTGGAGGGGAGGAACTGGAGGCCAGCCGCGGGGGGGCGCCCCGGTTGCGGGAGCACTTCCGGTTGCGGGGCCCGGGTGCCGCCCGGGCCGTCATCTGA
- a CDS encoding porin, with translation MNAKYLLVTLAAAVPSGLSAQVSEVQIYGTFLPFVDNIKTHGATAPGLSPANGGATQVAASAYMGDLGNVPARNRMTSGTSNLGFRGSFRVSENLKVVWQIESAVSPDGDPPNSLTSRNSALGLEGSWGRVFYGNWDTPYKYPLLFVGALRGLNPFDNALTANPGFGVPGTTTQSGRVNAAADAAFNRRQGNSVQYWSPVVNGFSGRVAYSLNEGKTTATATVPSVSPDLWSLLLSYKAGALSVSYGFERHNDYFGLAQLGGSAGATATNTSSRDTGHELVASYAFSTGTKLSAIVERLAYDTDDSVVGKVNHYQRDAFYLLAQQRWGVHQVFGAYGKGNAGSATVVGGGPATTNGLGGAQWSVGYVYALAKTADLYASVFGMNNDRSASYALFPPVGKVAPGASTTGFGLGILYTF, from the coding sequence GTGAACGCGAAATACCTTCTGGTCACCCTGGCGGCAGCCGTGCCCTCAGGCCTGTCCGCCCAGGTGAGCGAGGTGCAGATCTACGGCACCTTCCTTCCCTTCGTGGACAACATCAAGACCCACGGCGCCACGGCGCCGGGCCTCTCCCCCGCCAACGGGGGCGCCACCCAGGTGGCGGCGTCGGCCTACATGGGCGACCTGGGCAATGTGCCGGCCCGCAACCGCATGACCTCGGGCACCTCGAACCTGGGCTTCCGGGGCAGCTTCCGGGTGAGCGAGAACCTGAAGGTGGTCTGGCAGATCGAAAGTGCCGTCAGCCCCGACGGGGACCCGCCCAACAGCCTCACCAGCCGCAACAGCGCCCTGGGCCTGGAGGGGAGCTGGGGCCGCGTCTTCTACGGGAACTGGGACACGCCCTACAAGTACCCCCTGCTCTTCGTGGGGGCGCTCCGGGGCCTGAACCCCTTCGATAACGCCCTCACGGCCAATCCGGGCTTCGGGGTCCCCGGCACCACCACGCAGAGCGGCCGGGTGAACGCCGCCGCGGACGCGGCCTTCAACCGCCGGCAGGGCAACAGCGTGCAGTACTGGAGCCCCGTGGTGAACGGCTTCTCGGGCCGGGTGGCCTATTCCCTCAATGAAGGCAAGACCACCGCCACGGCCACGGTGCCTTCCGTGAGCCCCGATCTGTGGTCCCTCCTCCTGAGCTACAAGGCGGGCGCCCTTTCCGTGAGCTACGGGTTCGAGCGCCACAACGACTACTTCGGCCTGGCCCAGCTGGGCGGCTCCGCCGGCGCCACGGCCACCAACACCTCCTCCCGGGACACCGGCCACGAACTGGTGGCCTCCTACGCCTTCTCCACGGGGACCAAGCTTTCCGCCATCGTGGAACGGCTGGCCTACGACACGGACGATTCCGTGGTGGGCAAGGTCAACCACTACCAGCGGGATGCGTTCTACCTGCTGGCGCAGCAGCGCTGGGGGGTCCACCAGGTCTTCGGGGCCTACGGCAAGGGCAACGCCGGCAGCGCCACCGTGGTGGGCGGCGGCCCGGCCACCACCAACGGCCTGGGCGGCGCCCAGTGGAGCGTCGGCTACGTCTACGCCCTCGCCAAAACCGCGGATCTGTATGCCTCGGTCTTCGGCATGAACAACGACCGCTCCGCCAGCTACGCCCTGTTCCCGCCCGTTGGCAAGGTCGCCCCCGGCGCCTCCACCACCGGGTTCGGCCTGGGCATCCTCTACACCTTCTGA
- a CDS encoding helix-turn-helix domain-containing protein, translated as METPFAIAEVNPASHRRIREHGPNTLHRHGYQQVLVVTEGEGVHHIDGESHEVRSPLAMLVAEGKQHLFVPRKNAHGWCIDFSDDFLPLDSNLTFSPFLDHSNVPLGQGLLLDQATSLSQLLQATSTAPGPHALPVLRHLLAALLELIKAESARLASQTRLQRASDLGIFREFMRLLDRSFLTEKEVRFYTHELRVTSKRLGAACKASVGRTPQTLITERCMLEARHRLLNGQESIQELGAELGYDAPSHFTKVFRKVTGETPSAFRASRGPAPEFR; from the coding sequence ATGGAAACCCCGTTCGCCATCGCTGAAGTGAACCCCGCCAGCCACCGGCGGATCCGGGAGCATGGCCCCAACACCCTGCACCGGCATGGCTACCAGCAGGTGCTGGTGGTCACCGAGGGCGAGGGGGTCCATCACATCGACGGGGAATCCCACGAGGTGCGTTCGCCCCTGGCGATGCTGGTGGCCGAGGGCAAGCAGCACCTCTTCGTCCCCCGCAAGAACGCCCACGGCTGGTGCATCGATTTCAGCGACGATTTCCTGCCCCTGGACTCCAACCTGACCTTCTCCCCCTTCCTGGACCATTCCAACGTGCCCCTGGGCCAGGGGCTCCTCCTGGACCAGGCCACCTCCCTTTCCCAGCTCCTCCAGGCCACCTCCACCGCCCCGGGCCCCCACGCCCTGCCCGTCCTGCGGCACCTCCTCGCCGCCCTCCTGGAGCTGATCAAGGCCGAAAGCGCCCGCCTCGCCAGCCAGACCCGCCTCCAGCGGGCCTCGGACCTGGGGATCTTCCGGGAGTTCATGCGCCTGCTGGACCGCTCCTTCCTCACGGAGAAGGAGGTTCGGTTCTACACCCACGAACTGCGCGTCACCTCCAAGCGCCTCGGCGCCGCCTGCAAGGCCTCGGTGGGCCGGACGCCCCAGACCCTCATCACCGAGCGGTGCATGCTCGAGGCCCGGCACCGCCTGCTCAACGGCCAGGAAAGCATCCAGGAGCTGGGCGCCGAACTGGGCTACGACGCCCCGTCCCACTTCACCAAGGTCTTCCGCAAGGTCACCGGCGAAACCCCCTCGGCCTTCCGGGCCTCGAGGGGTCCGGCCCCCGAATTCCGTTAG
- a CDS encoding cytochrome c3 family protein: MSNAIPLLLAGLMSLTLAAAPPAPMAADMHKAKGVSCVDCHGPAKVKTFVPAQVCLRCHGPAEDLVKKTAAVKPENPHDSPHWGPTMECNICHRQHEKPVNWCNHCHVYGFKVP; this comes from the coding sequence ATGTCGAATGCGATTCCCCTGCTCCTCGCGGGCCTCATGTCCCTCACCCTCGCCGCCGCGCCCCCCGCCCCCATGGCCGCCGATATGCACAAGGCCAAGGGGGTGAGCTGCGTGGACTGCCACGGCCCCGCCAAGGTGAAGACCTTCGTGCCCGCCCAGGTCTGCCTGCGCTGCCACGGCCCCGCCGAGGACCTGGTGAAGAAGACGGCCGCCGTGAAGCCCGAGAACCCCCACGATTCCCCCCACTGGGGCCCGACCATGGAGTGCAATATCTGCCACCGGCAGCACGAGAAGCCGGTGAACTGGTGCAACCACTGCCATGTCTACGGGTTCAAAGTGCCCTGA
- a CDS encoding flavocytochrome c has translation MSNEPKEMSRRGFMSTGGAALLGGVVLGALPMGAKEPAAPSPLPRTWDASFDVVVVGTGFAGLTAAIEARLAGATVLVIDKMPLHGGNSIINGGDFAAAGNSFQKEAGVQDSPELMLKDMLRAGSYLNHPDLARMVAEHSNEALEWCRTFIGAKFNRLNFHGGHSVKRSVQTYNQSGSGLVNPLLAKAKALGVEVLLRTKMIRLITGGKGRIVGLEVRRNFKWPDDASGTPGFIKARRAVVLAAGGFSQDIALRQIHDPRLTPKFESTNHPGATGEAILAACSAGAMDVQMDWIQLGPWTSPDEPGFGHGPQVCERIVGYGLMVDPATGKRFFKETGNRKERADAIIAIGHPVIILGDSYAIGKQVVPKVLGKAMEVGVVKKFDTLEALAAAYGVPVQPFLDQVARWNGFVEKGKDEDFDCKLFPDSRTTAAAPFYAMRLWPRVHHTMGGLVVNVDTQVIGFDLKPIKGLYAAGEITGGVHGAVRLGSVAMADCVVNGRIAGRKASAEKPWS, from the coding sequence ATGAGCAATGAACCGAAGGAAATGAGCCGGCGCGGGTTCATGAGCACCGGCGGCGCGGCCCTGCTCGGCGGCGTGGTCCTCGGCGCCCTCCCCATGGGGGCCAAGGAACCGGCGGCGCCCAGCCCCCTCCCCCGCACCTGGGATGCGAGCTTCGACGTGGTGGTGGTGGGCACCGGCTTCGCCGGCCTCACCGCCGCCATCGAGGCCCGCCTGGCGGGGGCCACCGTCCTGGTCATCGACAAGATGCCCCTGCACGGCGGCAATTCCATCATCAACGGCGGCGATTTCGCCGCCGCCGGGAACAGCTTCCAGAAGGAGGCCGGGGTCCAGGATTCCCCCGAGCTGATGCTCAAGGACATGCTCCGGGCCGGCTCGTACCTGAACCACCCGGACCTGGCCCGCATGGTGGCCGAGCACTCCAACGAGGCCCTGGAATGGTGCCGCACCTTCATCGGCGCCAAATTCAACCGCCTCAATTTCCACGGGGGCCACTCCGTGAAGCGCTCGGTGCAGACCTACAACCAGTCGGGATCCGGGCTCGTGAACCCGCTCCTGGCCAAGGCCAAGGCCCTGGGGGTGGAGGTGCTGCTCCGCACCAAGATGATCCGGCTCATCACCGGCGGCAAGGGCCGCATCGTGGGGCTGGAGGTGCGCAGGAACTTCAAGTGGCCAGACGACGCCTCGGGCACCCCGGGCTTCATCAAGGCCCGCCGGGCCGTGGTCCTGGCGGCGGGCGGTTTCTCCCAGGACATCGCCCTGCGCCAGATCCATGACCCCCGCCTCACGCCGAAATTCGAATCCACCAACCACCCCGGCGCCACCGGCGAGGCCATCCTGGCCGCCTGCAGCGCCGGCGCCATGGATGTGCAGATGGACTGGATCCAGCTGGGTCCCTGGACCAGCCCGGACGAACCGGGCTTCGGCCACGGCCCCCAGGTGTGCGAGCGCATCGTGGGCTACGGCCTCATGGTGGACCCGGCCACCGGCAAGCGCTTCTTCAAGGAGACCGGCAACCGCAAGGAGCGGGCCGACGCCATCATCGCCATCGGCCACCCGGTCATCATCCTGGGCGACAGCTACGCCATCGGCAAGCAGGTGGTGCCCAAGGTGCTGGGCAAGGCCATGGAAGTGGGCGTCGTGAAGAAATTCGACACCCTCGAGGCCCTGGCGGCCGCCTACGGCGTGCCGGTCCAGCCCTTCCTGGACCAGGTGGCCCGCTGGAACGGCTTCGTGGAAAAGGGCAAGGACGAGGACTTCGACTGCAAGCTCTTCCCAGATTCCCGGACCACCGCCGCCGCCCCCTTCTACGCCATGCGCCTCTGGCCCCGGGTGCACCACACCATGGGTGGCCTGGTGGTGAACGTGGACACCCAGGTCATCGGCTTCGACCTCAAGCCCATCAAGGGGCTTTACGCCGCGGGCGAGATCACCGGCGGCGTCCACGGGGCGGTGCGCCTGGGCAGCGTGGCCATGGCCGACTGCGTGGTCAATGGCCGCATCGCCGGCCGGAAGGCCAGTGCCGAGAAGCCGTGGAGTTGA